In the genome of Primulina tabacum isolate GXHZ01 chromosome 13, ASM2559414v2, whole genome shotgun sequence, the window CATCGCGACCATGGCAGAGGAGACAAAGGATCCACACAGGGACATACCCTTAGGACTGATCGGGTCAATGTCGATTATCACTGTGATATATTGCTTGATGGCACTCTCATTAAGCACGATGCAGAAATACACAGAAATAGACACCAATGCAGCTTACTCCGTAGCATTCCAAAGCGTGGGTATGAATTGGGCAAAATATCTTGTCGCGCTCGGAGCTCTCAAGGGAATGACCACTGTTCTTTTAGTAGGAGCGCTTGGACAGGCACGCTACACAACTCATATTGCTCGAGCCCACATGATTCCACCATGGTTCGCCCTCGTCCATCCAAAGACAGGCACCCCCATTTACGCGACGCTATTGGTTGCTATATCCAGTGCTTGCATCGCCTTCTTCTCAAGCCTGGATGAGTTGTCTGGTTTGTTATCAGTGAGCACTCTATTCATATTCATGATGATGGCAGTGGCACTTCTTGTGAGGAGGTACTATGTGCGAGGAACGACGCCGAAAACAAACCTTTTGAAGCTAAATGTGTTTCTTTTGGTAATCATTGCTTCTTCCATGGCGACATCCGCATGCTGGAGGGGATTGTTAAGAGGGATAATAGGTAATTGGATTGGGTACATTATAACCATCCCTTTGTGGTTCCTGGGGACTTTGGGGATAACGGTGTTTTTGCCACAAGAAAGAGAAGCAAGGGTGTGGGGAGTTCCACTTGTTCCATGGCTGCCATCTTTGTCAATTGCTACTAACTTGTTTCTTATGGGTTCATTGGGAGCTAAGACATTTATACGGTTCTTTGCCTGCACGGCTGTCATGTTAATTTACTATATATTTTTCGGGCTGCATGCCACGTACGACATGGCTCACCAGCAAATCAAGAACTTGCAAGACGGGGAAGAGAAAAATCCTACCCCATAAATCCCCATCGTTTGCATTGTACGATGATGGGATACAAATCAATCGAGCCCACAATTCATGAATCAGTTCAAACATTAGAGTTCCATATTCAGTATTATGCCACGAGGTTTCATTATTACTGTCATTATTAGCATCAAACTTCTTATgtacttttcaaataaattcAGACAACCAATTATCACGTGAGTCTCTCAAACAAAATCGACGAGTTCAACCTACCGATTGTTCCAAGTTCATATCCAAATAATCCACTCTTATATGTGAAGCCATGATAGAGTAGACCGATCGGATCTCAGATCAGCAATCACCAAAATAGATATTCTAAAATTGCTCAAAATAAAAAGGATAttctaaaataattatattggGCCAGGCCTGGTGAAAGCGATGGGCTAAAATAGGCCCAATGTTCCGGGTTTAGTGTCGGGGATCTGTCGGAGGTAATTCTTACCTTGGTATAAATATATCAGTTGAAATTATGCTGGTCACAGTTGTGCATATATTTCTGTAATCATATATATTAAGAAGAGTGAAAGAAAACGGTTATCATGAAGCTGATTCCCGGCGTCTGATGGCTGCCGCTCCTCAATCTCAGCATCGCTGCGTTTTTGGTCGTTCTTGCCTTCTCTCTCTAtacacgtgtgtgtgtgtttgctcTTGTAACTTTACTTGTGAGTTACTGATGATTGTCGCATGTTTTGGCATCTCTGTATAGTGGGGAACATACCTTATGATGCGACTGAAGAGCAGCTTATTCAAATATGCGAGGAGGTTGGTCCTGTTGTTTCCTTCAGGTGAGTCAATTACAAGGTGGGATTATTGAAATTGGGATTGCTCCCTCCTTTATATTCTCTGATGTGCATATAATCGCTTCACCTCTTCCTGAGGGAGATTTGCGGGAATGAGCTTTTTGCAAAAACTAGAGGAACCAATTTGtgcaaaaacaatttttttttctaagcCCTTGTTTTGTGGTTGCCCCCAATTCTGTCTCGTGAAATTGTGGTGACATGGGAGGATTGGCGCGTTGGTCTAATTACTAAGGAATTGACTGTAGGTTGTAGAGAACTTTGTTTTCGAGAAGATTAGGACGTCCTTAAAAGATATCGGTCTTTCACTGGGAGAATATTCGATAAATTGATGTTAGCCTTGAAGAATGACTAAGCTTTCTCCATTTTTTTGATGGTGAATCATTGGTTCTTGGGgcctttttttatttaattttatcgG includes:
- the LOC142521648 gene encoding cationic amino acid transporter 5; the encoded protein is MGIGSEGDVHIDEQPRSYWRWSKQDFFPEKSFENWGAYRLALSQTSARFKDRLLSRSDEATELVELRKQSENNMKRCLNWWDLTWLGFGSVIGAGIFVLTGQEAHDHAGPAIVLSYVASGISAMLSVFCYTEFAVEIPVSGGSFAYLRVELGDLAAFITAGNILLESIVGTAAVARAWTSYFTTLLNRHPDSLRIRTNLSDGFNLLDPIAVGVLAISSGIAMASAKKTSYFNWIASAVNTVVIVFVIIAGFAHGKTSNLKPFLPHGAEGVFKAAAIVYFAYGGFDSIATMAEETKDPHRDIPLGLIGSMSIITVIYCLMALSLSTMQKYTEIDTNAAYSVAFQSVGMNWAKYLVALGALKGMTTVLLVGALGQARYTTHIARAHMIPPWFALVHPKTGTPIYATLLVAISSACIAFFSSLDELSGLLSVSTLFIFMMMAVALLVRRYYVRGTTPKTNLLKLNVFLLVIIASSMATSACWRGLLRGIIGNWIGYIITIPLWFLGTLGITVFLPQEREARVWGVPLVPWLPSLSIATNLFLMGSLGAKTFIRFFACTAVMLIYYIFFGLHATYDMAHQQIKNLQDGEEKNPTP